One genomic segment of [Phormidium] sp. ETS-05 includes these proteins:
- a CDS encoding trifunctional serine/threonine-protein kinase/ATP-binding protein/SpoIIE family protein phosphatase — protein MKLLAKTAEERYQSAWGIKADLEKCLSQWRQKGEITEFTLGQDDSADQLQIPQKLYGREREIDILMAAFDAVSSGAKEMMLVSGYSGIGKSALVQEIYKPITRQRGYFIAGKFDQYQRNIPYSAVGSAFSELIRQLLTESAAELSQWRSKLLAAFGQNGQIIIDVIPEVELIVGPQPAVPELGPAEAQNRFNLLFQNFIRVFCQKEHPLVIFLDDLQWADAATLKLMELMMLDDKIGYFLLIGAYRDNEVSPTHPTIITIEKLRQAGVMVSDITLSPLSGKQISQLIGESLDRDVAAVKPLAKLVREKTQGNPFFVNQFLKTLAQEKLLVRDAVTRQWQWDVAQIDATNITDNVVELMVGKLKKLPGATQQVLRLAACVGNHFDLGTLAIIHEKTPAETFQDIAPAIQAGPVLPLSELGVTPGADPITAPLMVQDYKFLHDRVQQAAYALIDEEAKKAVHWQIGRLLLQNISRSSLGVRIFEVTDHLNLGQELIVDDQERLELVRLNLEAGQRAKDATAYAASRTYLRAGIAAWPGDLWLVDYDLALATYRELAEVEYLNGNFAESEALIELILQQVRSDLEKAEIYQLLLIQYTMSARYEEAIQTGQKALALLGIDLPDRDFDEALAIEIAKGKENLGDREIASLIDAPEITIPEQRLAVQLLVNIDPPAYFAKQELYSVIVAKGTNIALQYGNIAESAKSFVTYGIVQGSILGDYRAGYEFGKLAVQVSEKFHDLNQKCSACLVFGGHLNHWIKHIKYAEEILNDSYHAGLAVGELRHSGYALEHQLRYLFYQGKNLEHLVATVPNFIQFSEKNKNQWATDGMLGFQIALWNLTGRTASQFDFSVGGLKDTEYLDNCLQHNSFAWLCTDNIFKAQILYLYGSLQPAFDWIFKAEKYISFVLGHFQSSEYVFHSSLILAGLCAEASPEQKQAYWHKLESQQQRLKIWADNCPENFAHKYLLVAAEMARISGGFAEAIDLYDRAILSAGENEFIQNEALANELAAKFWLEKGKPDFAQLYLRKAHYGYQLWGATRKVEDLEALYPDLREKKSGSQDIQAAPISTTVTSTGRHTKALDLSTVVKAAQAISGEIMLDKLLAKLLDLAIENAAAQKGCLILSQNGELLIEAVGNVDGEMQVLQSIPLASSQVLPAAIVNYVARTQENVVLDDATSEGIFTNDAYVIANQPKSVLCAPILNQGQLTGILYLEHHMATAVFTRDRLQVMSIISSQAAISIENAMLYRNVEQKVEERTAELAAANQEISALNKMLKAENIRMSAELEVTRRLQQMMLPTEAELAEIPGLEIVGFMEPAAEVGGDYYDVLQKDGRVKIAIGDVTGHGLESGILTVATQAAVRTLLESDITDPVQFLAILNRMIYKNVARMNSDKNLTLVLLDYADGILRLSGQHEYVILVRRACELELIDTIDLGFPIGLDGEISQFVGYKEVRLLPGDMVVLYSDGITEAENLQGKQYGLEKLAAVVLENASLSPAEVRDAVIHHLRLHIGAQKVYDDITLVVMKQK, from the coding sequence ATGAAGTTGCTGGCAAAAACCGCTGAGGAACGGTATCAAAGTGCTTGGGGAATTAAAGCCGATTTAGAGAAATGCTTATCTCAGTGGCGGCAAAAAGGAGAGATAACAGAATTCACCCTGGGCCAGGATGATAGTGCGGATCAATTGCAAATCCCCCAAAAACTTTATGGGAGAGAGCGGGAAATAGACATCTTAATGGCGGCTTTTGACGCCGTGAGCAGTGGCGCCAAAGAAATGATGCTGGTGTCGGGATATTCCGGGATTGGCAAATCAGCTTTAGTCCAAGAAATTTACAAACCAATTACGAGGCAGCGCGGCTATTTTATCGCCGGAAAGTTTGACCAATATCAGCGGAATATTCCCTACTCAGCCGTAGGCAGCGCCTTTTCAGAATTAATCCGGCAACTGCTCACAGAAAGCGCGGCGGAATTGAGCCAGTGGCGGTCAAAACTCCTGGCAGCATTTGGCCAAAACGGGCAAATTATTATTGATGTGATTCCCGAAGTGGAACTGATTGTGGGTCCCCAGCCAGCGGTGCCAGAATTAGGACCGGCGGAGGCGCAAAACCGGTTTAATTTACTCTTTCAAAACTTTATCCGGGTGTTTTGCCAAAAAGAGCATCCGTTAGTGATATTCTTGGACGATTTACAGTGGGCAGATGCGGCGACACTGAAATTAATGGAATTGATGATGCTCGATGATAAAATCGGTTATTTTTTACTCATCGGTGCCTATCGGGATAATGAAGTCAGCCCCACTCATCCCACCATTATCACGATTGAGAAGTTGCGGCAAGCGGGAGTCATGGTGAGCGATATTACATTATCCCCCTTGAGCGGGAAACAGATATCGCAACTGATTGGGGAAAGTTTGGATAGAGATGTGGCGGCGGTGAAACCTCTGGCCAAATTGGTGCGGGAAAAAACCCAAGGCAACCCATTTTTTGTGAATCAGTTTCTCAAAACTCTGGCGCAGGAAAAACTACTGGTTCGGGATGCTGTGACGCGACAGTGGCAGTGGGATGTGGCACAAATTGATGCCACAAATATCACAGATAATGTGGTGGAGCTGATGGTAGGGAAGCTGAAAAAATTACCAGGAGCGACGCAGCAGGTGTTGCGGTTGGCGGCTTGTGTGGGGAATCATTTTGATTTGGGGACGCTGGCGATTATCCATGAAAAAACGCCTGCAGAAACGTTTCAAGATATCGCTCCGGCGATTCAAGCTGGACCGGTGTTACCGCTGTCGGAATTAGGGGTGACGCCGGGAGCTGACCCAATTACGGCGCCGCTGATGGTACAGGATTATAAATTTTTGCACGATCGGGTACAGCAAGCCGCTTATGCTCTGATTGATGAAGAGGCAAAAAAGGCAGTTCACTGGCAAATTGGGCGGCTACTGTTGCAGAACATCTCCAGAAGCTCTCTGGGGGTGAGAATTTTTGAAGTGACGGACCATCTGAATTTAGGCCAAGAGCTGATAGTCGATGACCAGGAAAGGTTAGAATTAGTCCGGCTGAATTTAGAAGCGGGTCAAAGAGCCAAAGACGCTACGGCATATGCAGCATCACGCACATATTTAAGAGCGGGTATCGCTGCTTGGCCAGGGGATTTATGGCTGGTAGATTATGACCTAGCTTTGGCTACCTACAGAGAGCTGGCAGAGGTAGAATATTTAAACGGAAATTTCGCGGAATCGGAAGCCTTAATCGAGCTGATTTTGCAACAAGTCAGGTCGGATCTGGAGAAAGCGGAGATTTACCAACTGCTGCTCATCCAATACACCATGAGCGCTCGCTATGAAGAGGCGATTCAAACGGGGCAAAAGGCGCTGGCTTTGTTGGGGATTGATTTGCCCGATCGCGATTTTGACGAAGCCTTGGCGATTGAAATCGCCAAGGGTAAAGAAAATTTAGGCGATCGGGAAATTGCCAGCCTCATCGACGCGCCGGAAATTACCATCCCAGAGCAAAGGCTGGCGGTGCAGTTATTGGTGAATATCGACCCCCCTGCCTATTTTGCCAAACAGGAGTTGTATTCGGTGATTGTGGCGAAAGGCACGAATATTGCCCTGCAATATGGCAATATCGCCGAATCAGCTAAGAGTTTTGTCACTTACGGGATTGTCCAAGGGTCGATTTTAGGAGATTATCGCGCTGGTTATGAATTTGGTAAACTGGCAGTTCAGGTGAGCGAAAAATTTCACGATTTAAATCAAAAATGCAGTGCTTGTTTAGTTTTTGGGGGGCATTTAAATCACTGGATTAAGCATATTAAATACGCGGAAGAAATTTTGAACGATTCCTATCACGCCGGTTTGGCGGTTGGAGAGTTGCGCCATTCAGGATATGCCCTGGAGCATCAATTGCGTTACTTGTTTTATCAGGGGAAAAATCTGGAACATCTGGTGGCGACGGTCCCTAATTTTATCCAGTTCAGCGAAAAAAACAAAAACCAATGGGCGACAGATGGGATGCTGGGGTTTCAAATCGCCCTGTGGAATTTAACCGGGAGGACGGCGAGCCAATTTGATTTTAGCGTTGGTGGTTTGAAGGATACGGAATATTTGGATAACTGCCTGCAGCATAATAGTTTTGCTTGGCTGTGTACTGACAATATTTTTAAGGCGCAGATTCTCTATCTCTACGGGTCACTGCAACCGGCTTTTGATTGGATTTTCAAGGCAGAAAAATATATTTCTTTTGTGTTAGGGCATTTCCAAAGCTCGGAATATGTTTTTCACTCGTCCCTGATTTTGGCTGGTCTCTGTGCAGAGGCGTCGCCAGAGCAGAAACAGGCGTACTGGCACAAATTAGAATCGCAACAACAGCGGCTGAAGATTTGGGCGGATAACTGCCCGGAAAATTTCGCTCATAAATATCTGTTGGTGGCGGCGGAAATGGCGCGGATTTCTGGGGGATTTGCTGAGGCGATCGACCTGTACGATCGCGCTATCCTCTCCGCTGGCGAAAATGAGTTTATCCAGAATGAAGCCTTGGCTAATGAACTGGCGGCTAAATTTTGGCTGGAGAAAGGTAAACCGGATTTTGCCCAACTCTATTTGAGAAAGGCTCACTATGGCTACCAACTTTGGGGAGCAACTCGGAAAGTAGAAGATTTGGAAGCACTTTATCCCGATTTGCGCGAGAAAAAGTCTGGGAGTCAGGACATACAAGCGGCGCCTATCTCTACTACGGTTACTTCCACGGGACGCCACACCAAGGCTCTGGATTTATCCACGGTGGTGAAAGCAGCGCAAGCGATTTCTGGGGAAATTATGCTGGATAAGCTGCTGGCGAAATTGCTTGACCTGGCGATTGAAAATGCGGCGGCGCAAAAGGGCTGCCTGATTTTGTCCCAAAATGGCGAGCTACTGATAGAAGCGGTGGGCAATGTGGATGGAGAAATGCAAGTTTTACAATCGATTCCTCTGGCTTCTAGTCAAGTATTGCCCGCCGCGATCGTTAATTATGTGGCGCGCACCCAAGAAAACGTGGTTTTAGATGATGCCACCAGCGAAGGTATCTTTACTAATGATGCTTATGTGATAGCCAATCAGCCGAAATCTGTGTTATGCGCTCCCATCCTCAACCAAGGGCAACTCACGGGGATTCTGTATCTGGAACATCATATGGCGACGGCGGTATTTACACGCGATCGGCTGCAAGTGATGAGCATCATTTCTTCCCAAGCGGCTATCTCCATTGAAAACGCCATGTTGTATCGGAATGTGGAGCAAAAAGTAGAAGAGCGCACGGCGGAACTAGCTGCCGCTAATCAGGAAATTAGCGCTTTGAATAAAATGCTGAAAGCGGAAAACATTCGCATGAGTGCAGAGCTAGAAGTGACGCGGCGGTTACAGCAGATGATGCTACCTACGGAGGCGGAATTGGCAGAAATTCCCGGTTTGGAGATTGTGGGATTTATGGAACCAGCGGCGGAAGTGGGAGGGGACTATTATGATGTGCTGCAAAAAGATGGCCGGGTGAAAATTGCGATCGGCGATGTCACCGGACATGGTTTAGAATCGGGAATACTCACCGTCGCCACCCAAGCTGCAGTCAGGACATTGCTGGAGAGCGATATCACCGACCCCGTGCAGTTTTTGGCCATCCTTAACCGGATGATTTACAAAAATGTGGCGCGGATGAATTCCGATAAAAACCTGACTCTGGTGTTGCTAGACTATGCTGATGGCATCTTGCGACTGAGCGGACAACATGAATATGTGATTTTAGTGCGTCGCGCTTGTGAGTTGGAGTTAATCGATACTATAGATTTAGGGTTTCCCATCGGTTTAGATGGTGAGATTAGCCAGTTTGTAGGGTACAAGGAGGTGCGATTACTACCAGGGGATATGGTGGTGCTGTATAGTGATGGCATTACAGAGGCGGAAAATCTCCAAGGGAAACAATACGGACTGGAAAAACTCGCCGCTGTCGTCCTGGAAAATGCCTCCCTTTCCCCCGCAGAAGTTCGGGATGCGGTGATTCATCACTTGCGCCTACATATTGGCGCCCAAAAGGTTTATGATGATATTACTTTGGTGGTGATGAAACAAAAATAG